A single Henriciella sp. AS95 DNA region contains:
- a CDS encoding acetolactate synthase 3 large subunit produces the protein MTTQTLKQTETKARTMTGAQIVIEALKEQGVETMFGYPGGAVLPIYDALYSEDSIRHILVRHEQGAGHAAEGYARSTGKPGVALVTSGPGATNMVTPITDAMMDSIPMVVITGQVPSHLIGTDAFQECDTVGITRCCAKHNYLVTEVDDLARVIHEAFLIATSGRPGPVVIDIPKDIQFATGTYIGKKGVHKPTYQPKTEPSPHAIKDTLALMKAARRPIFYTGGGVINSGPEASELLRELQAATGFPVTSTLMGLGAFPASHKDWLGMVGMHGSYEANNAMHDCDLMICVGARFDDRVTGKVSAFSPGSKKVHIDIDPSSINKIIRVDVPMVADCKAALKALLAGWKKMKGAKPDLEDWKAQIDKWRERDCFSYPANEGSIRPQYAVERLYQLTKDRDTYISTEVGQHQMWAAQHYRFEEPNRWMTSGGLGTMGYGLPAAVGIQAAHPDSLVIDIAGEASVQMVMQEVSTAVQHKLPVKIFIMNNEWMGMVRQWQELLHGERYSHSYSESLPDFVKLAEAYGAHGIQCSDPAELDAKIMEMIEHPGPVVFDCLVTKAENCLPMIPSGAAHNEMILGSISGDEIDAEGRKLV, from the coding sequence TCCGAAGATTCAATCCGCCACATCCTCGTTCGCCATGAGCAGGGCGCAGGGCACGCTGCAGAAGGCTATGCGCGGTCCACCGGCAAGCCGGGCGTGGCGCTGGTGACGTCCGGACCGGGCGCGACCAACATGGTCACACCGATCACAGATGCGATGATGGACTCGATCCCGATGGTCGTGATCACAGGCCAGGTGCCGAGCCACCTCATCGGCACGGACGCCTTTCAGGAATGCGATACGGTCGGGATCACGCGCTGCTGTGCCAAGCATAATTATCTGGTGACCGAAGTTGACGACCTCGCGCGCGTTATCCACGAGGCGTTTCTCATCGCGACGTCCGGGCGGCCAGGCCCGGTTGTCATCGACATCCCGAAGGATATCCAGTTCGCGACGGGGACCTATATCGGCAAGAAGGGCGTTCATAAGCCGACCTACCAGCCGAAGACGGAGCCAAGCCCGCATGCCATCAAGGATACGCTGGCGCTGATGAAAGCTGCGCGCCGCCCGATTTTCTATACTGGTGGCGGCGTCATCAATTCCGGTCCGGAAGCGTCCGAACTGTTGCGTGAGCTGCAGGCGGCGACGGGGTTTCCGGTCACATCTACCTTGATGGGGCTGGGCGCATTTCCGGCAAGCCATAAGGACTGGCTCGGCATGGTTGGCATGCATGGCTCATATGAGGCCAATAATGCGATGCACGATTGCGACCTGATGATCTGTGTCGGGGCGCGTTTTGACGACCGCGTGACGGGCAAGGTTTCGGCTTTCTCGCCTGGCTCGAAGAAGGTCCACATCGACATTGACCCGTCCTCGATCAACAAGATCATCCGTGTGGATGTTCCGATGGTCGCTGATTGCAAGGCCGCGCTGAAAGCGCTGCTGGCGGGATGGAAGAAAATGAAGGGGGCCAAGCCCGACCTGGAAGACTGGAAAGCCCAGATCGACAAATGGCGTGAGCGCGACTGCTTCTCCTATCCGGCCAATGAAGGCTCGATCCGCCCGCAATACGCCGTTGAGCGGCTGTATCAACTCACCAAGGACCGCGACACCTATATCTCGACGGAGGTGGGGCAACACCAGATGTGGGCGGCCCAGCACTATCGGTTTGAAGAGCCGAACCGCTGGATGACGTCGGGCGGTCTCGGGACGATGGGGTATGGATTGCCGGCAGCGGTCGGTATCCAGGCCGCGCATCCAGATAGCCTCGTCATCGATATTGCGGGTGAAGCGTCAGTTCAGATGGTGATGCAGGAAGTGTCGACGGCCGTTCAGCACAAGCTGCCGGTGAAGATTTTCATCATGAATAATGAGTGGATGGGCATGGTGCGCCAATGGCAGGAATTGCTGCATGGCGAGCGCTATTCGCACTCCTATTCTGAAAGCCTGCCGGACTTTGTGAAACTCGCCGAAGCCTATGGCGCGCACGGCATTCAGTGCTCCGACCCGGCTGAACTGGACGCGAAGATCATGGAGATGATCGAGCATCCCGGGCCCGTCGTGTTCGACTGTCTGGTGACCAAGGCTGAAAATTGTCTGCCGATGATCCCATCGGGTGCAGCGCACAATGAGATGATCCTTGGCAGCATTTCCGGGGATGAAATTGATGCGGAAGGTCGTAAGCTAGTCTGA
- the ilvN gene encoding acetolactate synthase small subunit — MTKEPIPASAYDMDHAEEVDERRTLAVLVDNEPGVLGRVVGLFSARGYNIESLTVAEVDRSKRRSRITIVTTGTAHMLEQIEAQLLRLVPVAAVIDITKSKRGIERELALVKVAGSGDPRVEALRIAEIFRARVIDTTNESFIFEITGASDKIDQFTELMEPLGLVEVSRTGVLSIRRGKDAG; from the coding sequence ATGACGAAAGAGCCGATCCCCGCCAGCGCCTATGACATGGACCATGCCGAAGAGGTCGATGAGCGCCGCACGCTTGCTGTCCTGGTCGACAATGAGCCGGGCGTGCTGGGCCGTGTGGTCGGGCTGTTCTCTGCGCGGGGCTATAATATTGAAAGCCTGACGGTCGCTGAAGTCGATCGTTCGAAGCGCCGCTCGCGCATCACCATCGTGACGACGGGCACAGCGCACATGCTGGAGCAGATAGAGGCGCAGCTCCTGCGGCTCGTGCCGGTGGCGGCTGTGATCGACATCACAAAGTCCAAGCGCGGCATCGAACGCGAACTGGCGCTCGTCAAGGTTGCCGGGTCCGGGGATCCACGTGTTGAGGCGCTGCGCATTGCCGAGATTTTCCGCGCGCGCGTCATCGATACGACGAATGAAAGCTTCATCTTCGAGATCACCGGCGCCTCCGACAAGATCGACCAGTTCACCGAACTGATGGAACCGCTCGGCCTCGTCGAAGTGAGCCGCACCGGCGTGCTCAGCATCCGCCGCGGGAAGGATGCGGGATGA